Below is a window of Jonesiaceae bacterium BS-20 DNA.
TCTTGGAGATGTTGTTGACCGAGAGCAGGGGAGTGCGCTTGCGGGGAGTGCCCCGGTCTTCATGGGGGGACGTGGTCATCACTTCTCCGTTCTTTCAGGTACTGGGTCGGTAGCAACCACGGGGGCTTCAGCTGCTTTTTCTATTGCGTATGAAATAGCGCCCAAAATCTCGGCGTTTGTTCCCAACGTTCCGGGCACCACCCGTACGGCATCGGCCGCACTGGGCAAGGCAAAACGTTCAATCGCTTCCCTAATCGGATCGAGCAGCGTTGCTCCTGACTGGGCGAGGTCACCACCGATGACAAAGAGCTCGGGATTCAGCACGTTCGCAATGTTCGCAGCAGCCATACCGATCGCTCGCCCGGCATCGGAAATAACCCGAGCGCAACCAATGTCGCCCTCTTGGGCGAACCGTAGCATGTCCTTGAGGGTCAACACTCCGTGACTGACCCGGAGCGACTCAAGGAGCACGTTGCCGCCCGCCTCGGTCTCGAGGCAACCGCGATTTCCACACCGACAAATCGGGCCATCAATATTGGTGGTGAGGTGGCCAAACTCGCCGGCCGAGCCGGAAGCCCCCCAGTACAGCTGACCGTTAAGGATGAGTCCGGACCCTATTCGTTGCCCACAGTGAATGTACATGGCCTGCTGCGCGCCCTGGGCTGCTCCGTACCGCAGCTCCCCAAGGGCGCCCAGGTTCGAGGCGTTGACTACGTGGACCGGTTTGTTGATCCGGTCCCGCATGACCTGGGCAATGGCAACGTTGTCCCACCCGCGCATGATGCCCGGGGAGGTAATTCTTCCGGTCAGGCCATCTACGGGGGCTGGAATAGCTACGGCTACGCATTCGAGTTCGGTGCTTTGTGCATCAACGGTTTCGAGCATGTCCGCAAGCAAGAGAGCGGCGCGGTCGAGGCCGGCATCGGCCCTGTGGTCGTTGCCAAGGGGCAGCTGGTGTTCGGAAACAATCGTGCCCGCGGAGTCCGCAAGTGCGACCCGCATGTGCCGGATTTCAAACTGGACCGCGCCCACCAAACCGGGTGAGCGGGCTAGTGTGACGTGCTGGGCCCGGCGCCCACTGCGGGTCGAGGGAGAAGTTTGGATAACGCCAAGTGAGTTTAATTCTTTTACGATGTTTGACACGGTTGCCGCTGACAAGCCGGTCGCCCCGGCGAGCTCAACCTGCGTCAACCCACCAAACTGCTTAATTGCATCGACAATTCGGGCCCGGTTGGACTCCCGCAGCGAGGATTGGGATCCAGGCGTCGATGGCTTTGCGTTCACATAGTGAACTTTAGCGTGTTTCGAGGTAAACCAAGGAATTTACGGCGCGAGTATGGTGCTCGGTCAGTTTAGTGCTGGGTGTGGCGGAGTCGATACCCGGTTTGCTCTTGCGGTGCCGTATAATTTTTTACGTCACAACTGGCGCAGTCTGGTTGGTGGCAAGGCGCAAAGCAACTTTTGAGCCCTTGCCGGTAACTAGCATGGTGGGGCACCACCGGGGAGTGACACTTTCTTCGACTTTGGGTCGTTCGCCTGGGCCCGGTCACCACACGTGTGTGGCGATCCGGTGAGCCTTGTTCAATTTTGCTGGTTCCAGCACACTGTAACTGGACATCCGTTGCCCGCTTAAGCAAGCGGGACGTACCGATTGTAGGAGAAGCATGACTGCCCCATCTGATTCCGTAATGAACCAGGGCCTAGCCCAGGTAGACCCTGAGATTGCCGCCGTTCTTGAGGGCGAGCTGACCCGTCAGCGCAACACCCTTGAGATGATCGCCTCCGAGAACTTTGTGCCACGTGCCGTTCTTGAATCACAGGGGTCAGTGCTCACCAACAAGTACGCCGAGGGTTACCCGGGCAAGCGCTACTACGGTGGCTGCGAAGAAGTAGACATCGCCGAGAACCTGGCAATCGCCCGCGCCAAGGACCTGTTTGGTGCCGAGCACGCGAACGTTCAGCCACACGCTGGAGCCCAAGCAAACGCCGCCGTACTGCACGCCCTGATCAACAAGGGTGACCGCATCATGGGCCTGAACCTGGCGCACGGTGGTCACCTGACCCACGGAATGAAGATCAACTTCTCCGGAAAACTGTATGACGTAGCCGCATACGGTGTTGAAGAAGACACCTCACTGCTGGACATGGACCGCGTACGCGAGCAGGCTCTTGAGTCCCGCCCAGACGTCATCATCGCTGGCTGGTCCGCATACCCGCGCCAGCTCGACTTTGCAGCCTTCCGCTCAATCGCTGACGAGGTTGGCGCCAAGCTGTGGACCGACATGGCCCACTTTGCTGGACTCGTTGCTGCCGGTCTCCACCCTAACCCGGTCCCACACTCGGACGTCGTTTCCTCAACCGCGCACAAGACCCTGGGCGGCCCACGCTCCGGTTTCATCCTGTCGCGTGAAGAGTATGCCCGCAAGATTGACTCGGCAGTATTCCCTGGCCAGCAGGGTGGCCCACTCATGCACGTGGTAGCCGCCAAGGCCACCGCGTTCAAGATCGCCGGTTCCGCCGAGTTCAAGGAACGCCAGGAGCGCGTACTTTCAGGTGCCCGCATTATTGCTGAGCGCCTGAACGCCCCAGACGTTGCCGAGCAGGGCATCTCTGTTCTGACCGGTGGCACCGACGTGCACCTGGTACTCGTTGATCTGCGTAAGTCAGCTCTTGACGGCCAGCAGGGTGAAGACCTTCTGCACTCGGTTGGTATCACCGTTAACCGCAACGCCGTTCCGTTTGACACCCGCCCACCACGCGTAACCTCAGGTCTGCGTATTGGTACGCCAGCTCTGGCTACCCGCGGATTTGGTGACACCGAGTTCGCTGAGGTTGCCGAGATTATCGCAGCAACACTCAAGGGTGGCGCAAACGCTGACGTCCCAGCACTCCAAGCTCGCGTACGCAAGCTTGCGCAGGACTTACCGCTGTACCCGGGCCTGACCCAGTTCTGAGCCACAACAGTTTTGCAGAGCAACCCTAAGTAGTTACAGGCACCGGCGCTGTGGTTATTCCACAGCGCCGGTGCCTGCCCTGTTTCTAGGCCAAGAAGGTAGACAAGACATGACCGCACAAATTCTTGATGGCAAGGCCGCAGCCGCCCAAATCAAGGGCGAACTCAAGGTGCGCGTTGCCGCACTGCAGAACAAGGGTGTCACCCCAGGTTTGGGAACCCTGCTGGTAGGGGCGGACCCGGGCTCAACCTGGTACGTTGCCGGAAAGCACAAGGACTGCGCCGAGATTGGTATCTCCTCAATCCGTGAGGACCTGCCGCAAACCGCATCCGAGGCTGACATTATCGCTGCGATTGAGCGCCTCAACGCCAACCCTGACTGCACCGGTTACATTGTGCAATTGCCTTTGCCAAAGGGTGTAGACACCAACAAGGTGCTTGAACTCATTGATCCGGACAAGGACGCCGACGGCCTGCACCCAACAAACTTGGGTCGTTTGGTGCTGCGAATCAACGAGGAAATCAACTCCCCGCTGCCGTGCACCCCTGCCGGGATCATCGACCTGATTGAGCGCAACGGTATTTCCTTGGCTGGAAAGCACGTTGTTGTTGTTGGTCGCGGTACCACCGTGGGCCGGTCAATCGGTCTGCTGCTCACCCGCCGGGCCGTAAACGCAACCGTGACGCTTACACACACCGGAACCGTGGACCTTGCCGAGCACTTGAAGTCTGCCGATGTCGTAGTTGCGGCAGCCGGCGTGCCTTCGATTGTGCAAGCCGAGCACGTCAAGCCCGGCGCGATCCTCATTGACGTTGGTGTCTCCCGCCGCGTGAACCCGGAAACGGGTAAGGCGCAGGTTGTTGGCGACGTCGACCCAGCCGCCGCCGAGGTTGCTGGCTGGATCTCACCCAACCCGGGTGGAGTCGGTCCAATGACCCGTGCGTTCCTACTCGAGAATGTTGTTGCTATGGCTGAGAGAGCCACCGTAAGGAAGTAGCTGCGCCCCTTGATAGTCCGTAAGCAATGGACTAATTGTAGGTGAAGCATCGGGAAGTGTTTGGCTGGAGTTCTTCTGGTTTTCCCCAAACTCAGTGAGGGCACCAATTTGCACAACGCAAATAGGTGCCCTCATTTTTTTGTGCCCAAACATCCGGCGCTTAACTTCAAAAGCATCGTTGATCAGCCATATTGTATGTCTGGGACAAACGCCATGGGCAGCACTATGTCTCAACAATTGAGAAGTTTCGTCTCAAGTGTGGTCCGGGTCTAGTCAAACGCTTAACTATAGGGTCGAATAGGGGAAGCACTAGGGCGAAATATGCAATTTCACAGTTGTTTCCTAGGTGGCCACATTGATGTGACCAAGAGTTTGAAATTGCAAAGTAGTACTTGGATAGTCAATCAACGCTGAGAACCAAGCACTATCGATCCAACTACGTCTAGTTAACAGACCAGAAGGAACCAATCATGACGAGAGTCCGAAATTATCGTTCCAGATTTATAGCGCCACTCGTGGCCGGAGCGCTTGTTTTAACCCCCCTGGGAATTTCCACTATTCCCGCAGCAGCAGCTGAAGAAGCAGCTGCCGACTCATCAACTTCTCAAGGCGAAACGGCAGTTGTGCAAACGCCTGAATCGCAAGAGGAACCCGCCTCGGAGACCTCCGCGGCGAGCGGCGGAGATGACAGCGCAGCCACAGCCTTAACTACTGAGCAGGCTCCAGTGACTCCAGTCGCTCCAGCAGAGGCGCCAGCCCCAGCTGTGGCAACAGCCCTAGCCGCTGCTGTTACCCACACAATCGCGGATGCGCGAGGGTTGGCTGACAATGCACCGGTGACCGTTCACGGTGTTGTCACCGCCACGTATCCAACCGGTGGTCTTAACGGGTTTGTGATCCAAACCGAAGGAACCGGTGGGGATAACAAAACTGAAGGCAAATCAGACGCCATCTTTGTGCACCAGTATGACAACACCGTGGCCGTTGGTGATTTTCTTGAGGTCTCTGGAGTAGTTAAGGACTACTACGGACTGAAGCAAATTAGCGCCAAAACCGGTTCCGGTCCCATCCCACTGGTAGTCACACCGCTGACTGAGACCCCTGACCCCGTGCTTCCAATAGATATTGACTGGCCAGCAACCGACGCAGAGCGGATGGAATACCAGTCCATGCTCTACATGCCAACCGCTGACTTCACGGTCTCTGAAACCTACAACGCAAACCTGTACGGTGAAATTGGACTCGCATTTGGGGATAAGCCACTGCGCCAACCCACCGACGTAGCCCTGCCCGGATCACCGGAGATGAACGCGGTCCTTGAACTGAACAAAGAACTGGGTCTCATCCTTGATGACGGCGCAACCTATGACTTCCGTAGTAAGGCCAACAAGCCCAAGATCCTTCCGTATGTCAGCCTAGAAAACCCGGTCCGTGTTGGTGCACCCGTCACCTTTACCGAGCCGGTCATCATTGACTACCGCTTTGACACGTGGAAGCTGAACCCCACATCTGAAATTATTCCGGGCCAAGAACCCGTAGAGTTCAAAAACACCCGAGAGTCAGCGCCAAAGGTAGCCGGTGACATCACCGTTGCAGGCTTCAACGTGCTGAACTATTTCCCTACAACGGCCGAGGACTGGGTTGCTGCGGGCAATACCTGTACCACGTATAAAGACCGTGACGGCAACCCAATCACCGCGAATTCTTGCTCAAACAACGGTCCACGCGGGGCAGCGAACCTAGAAAACTTCAAGCGGCAAGAAGCCAAGATTGTTGCGGCCATCAATGAACTGGATGCCTCAGTAGTTGGACTCATGGAGATTGAAAACTCTGCTTCACTTGGGCTAGAAGCTGATGCGGCACTTAAGACTTTGGTTGGTGCCCTCAACTCCGCTGCCGGAGAACAAAAGTGGGCCTACGTGGGATCCTCAACGGATCTTCCTGACGTAGGTTTGCAGGATGTCATCACTAACGCAATCATCTACCAGCCAGATGAAGTTACCCTCCAGGGTGACGCTAGGGCACTAGGGACTCTTAGTGCAACGGGTCAGGCTTTTGGTAACGCTCGTGAGCCACTGGCACAAACCTTTGTGCCAGCTGGGGGTGGTAAGCCATTTATGGCCGTAGTAAACCACTTCAAATCCAAAGGCTCCGGCTCTGGAATTAATGACGATCAAGGGGACGGTCAAGCTAAGTCCAACCCCGACAGGATCCGCCAAGCGCAGGCCTTGACGGATTGGGTAGGTACGCTTGAGACCGAAACTAATGTTGAAGATATTGCGCTGATTGGTGACTTCAACTCCTACACCCAAGAGGACCCCATGCAGGTCTTCTACAGTGCGGGATTCACCAATGCGGTTCAGGCTTTTGTGCCGGATAAGCAGACCTACAACTTTGGTGGTCTAAACGGTTCACTGGACCACATTTTGTACAGCAACTCCATGAAGACCCGTGTCACCGGTGGAGATACCTGGAACGTTAACGCGCCTGAGTCAATTGCACTTGAGTACAGCCGCTACAACAACCACGGCGCCCTGTATTACGAGTCAAACGCATTCCGTTCCTCAGACCACGACCCAGTAGTTATTGGTCTGAAGAAGGGCTTGGACCCTAAGTTCAAGGAATTCAACCTCCTTGGTATTAATGACTTCCACGGGCGCATTGACAAAAACACCGTTGCGTTCGCAGGAACGATTGAGGAAGCACGGGCCCAATATCCTGATAACACCCTTCTGGTGGCCGCAGGTGACAACATCGGGGCTTCCCTATTTGCATCCTCGGTACAGCAGGACAATGCAACCATTGACGTGCTTAATGCCCTTGAGATGGATGCGGCAGCCGTGGGTAACCACGAGTTTGATGCAGGCTTTAATGATCTGATAAATCGGGTCCAAAACCGAGCAGACTTCACCTATTTGGGTGCCAACGTCTACAACAAGGGGACCACCAAACCGGCCCTGCCGGAATTTGAAGTCTTTGAACTTGACGGCATTACCTTTGGCGTAATCGGAGCGGTTACTCAAGAAACCCACACCCTGGTGACTCCCGGAGGAATTGCTAATCTAGACTTCGGTGATCCCGTAGACGCTGTGAACCGAGTTGCTACTCAGCTCACCGATGGTGACCCCACCAATGGTGAAGCAGATATTCTCCTTGCGGTCTACCACGAAGGGGCCACCAACGGAGAAACGGATCAATCCACACTCGAAGCAGAAGTTGCGAAGGGCGGTGTGTTCAAGAAGATCGTGAACGAGACTTCGCCTGAAGTTGCTGTATTGTTCACCGGACACACGCACAAGCAATACGCGTGGATTGATGAGGACGCTGTTCCAGGACGTCCAGTGATACAGACCGGTAACTACGGTGAATTTGTAGGTCAATCGGTGATTACCGTCGATACCACGGATAACACGGTTGTTCAGGCAACTGCCGTGAACATCCCACGCTCGGCAACAGACAAGGCAGACCTCATTAGGGACTATGCACGTGTGGCAGAGGTCGATGAAATTGTCACGGCGGCCCTAGCTTATGCTGAAGAAGCTGGAAGCGTGGAGATCGGCACAATCACGGCGGACATCACAACCGCTTTCGCAGGTGAAGACGCCGAGTATGTTGATGGTGT
It encodes the following:
- a CDS encoding ROK family transcriptional regulator → MNAKPSTPGSQSSLRESNRARIVDAIKQFGGLTQVELAGATGLSAATVSNIVKELNSLGVIQTSPSTRSGRRAQHVTLARSPGLVGAVQFEIRHMRVALADSAGTIVSEHQLPLGNDHRADAGLDRAALLLADMLETVDAQSTELECVAVAIPAPVDGLTGRITSPGIMRGWDNVAIAQVMRDRINKPVHVVNASNLGALGELRYGAAQGAQQAMYIHCGQRIGSGLILNGQLYWGASGSAGEFGHLTTNIDGPICRCGNRGCLETEAGGNVLLESLRVSHGVLTLKDMLRFAQEGDIGCARVISDAGRAIGMAAANIANVLNPELFVIGGDLAQSGATLLDPIREAIERFALPSAADAVRVVPGTLGTNAEILGAISYAIEKAAEAPVVATDPVPERTEK
- the glyA gene encoding serine hydroxymethyltransferase, with protein sequence MTAPSDSVMNQGLAQVDPEIAAVLEGELTRQRNTLEMIASENFVPRAVLESQGSVLTNKYAEGYPGKRYYGGCEEVDIAENLAIARAKDLFGAEHANVQPHAGAQANAAVLHALINKGDRIMGLNLAHGGHLTHGMKINFSGKLYDVAAYGVEEDTSLLDMDRVREQALESRPDVIIAGWSAYPRQLDFAAFRSIADEVGAKLWTDMAHFAGLVAAGLHPNPVPHSDVVSSTAHKTLGGPRSGFILSREEYARKIDSAVFPGQQGGPLMHVVAAKATAFKIAGSAEFKERQERVLSGARIIAERLNAPDVAEQGISVLTGGTDVHLVLVDLRKSALDGQQGEDLLHSVGITVNRNAVPFDTRPPRVTSGLRIGTPALATRGFGDTEFAEVAEIIAATLKGGANADVPALQARVRKLAQDLPLYPGLTQF
- a CDS encoding bifunctional methylenetetrahydrofolate dehydrogenase/methenyltetrahydrofolate cyclohydrolase, with translation MTAQILDGKAAAAQIKGELKVRVAALQNKGVTPGLGTLLVGADPGSTWYVAGKHKDCAEIGISSIREDLPQTASEADIIAAIERLNANPDCTGYIVQLPLPKGVDTNKVLELIDPDKDADGLHPTNLGRLVLRINEEINSPLPCTPAGIIDLIERNGISLAGKHVVVVGRGTTVGRSIGLLLTRRAVNATVTLTHTGTVDLAEHLKSADVVVAAAGVPSIVQAEHVKPGAILIDVGVSRRVNPETGKAQVVGDVDPAAAEVAGWISPNPGGVGPMTRAFLLENVVAMAERATVRK
- a CDS encoding ExeM/NucH family extracellular endonuclease, producing MTRVRNYRSRFIAPLVAGALVLTPLGISTIPAAAAEEAAADSSTSQGETAVVQTPESQEEPASETSAASGGDDSAATALTTEQAPVTPVAPAEAPAPAVATALAAAVTHTIADARGLADNAPVTVHGVVTATYPTGGLNGFVIQTEGTGGDNKTEGKSDAIFVHQYDNTVAVGDFLEVSGVVKDYYGLKQISAKTGSGPIPLVVTPLTETPDPVLPIDIDWPATDAERMEYQSMLYMPTADFTVSETYNANLYGEIGLAFGDKPLRQPTDVALPGSPEMNAVLELNKELGLILDDGATYDFRSKANKPKILPYVSLENPVRVGAPVTFTEPVIIDYRFDTWKLNPTSEIIPGQEPVEFKNTRESAPKVAGDITVAGFNVLNYFPTTAEDWVAAGNTCTTYKDRDGNPITANSCSNNGPRGAANLENFKRQEAKIVAAINELDASVVGLMEIENSASLGLEADAALKTLVGALNSAAGEQKWAYVGSSTDLPDVGLQDVITNAIIYQPDEVTLQGDARALGTLSATGQAFGNAREPLAQTFVPAGGGKPFMAVVNHFKSKGSGSGINDDQGDGQAKSNPDRIRQAQALTDWVGTLETETNVEDIALIGDFNSYTQEDPMQVFYSAGFTNAVQAFVPDKQTYNFGGLNGSLDHILYSNSMKTRVTGGDTWNVNAPESIALEYSRYNNHGALYYESNAFRSSDHDPVVIGLKKGLDPKFKEFNLLGINDFHGRIDKNTVAFAGTIEEARAQYPDNTLLVAAGDNIGASLFASSVQQDNATIDVLNALEMDAAAVGNHEFDAGFNDLINRVQNRADFTYLGANVYNKGTTKPALPEFEVFELDGITFGVIGAVTQETHTLVTPGGIANLDFGDPVDAVNRVATQLTDGDPTNGEADILLAVYHEGATNGETDQSTLEAEVAKGGVFKKIVNETSPEVAVLFTGHTHKQYAWIDEDAVPGRPVIQTGNYGEFVGQSVITVDTTDNTVVQATAVNIPRSATDKADLIRDYARVAEVDEIVTAALAYAEEAGSVEIGTITADITTAFAGEDAEYVDGVWTGGQRDDRGAPSALSNLVADSLRDSLSDPGRGGADFGVVNPGGLRADLLYAKSGAETKDGVVTFAEANSVLPFVNNLWTTTLTGAQVKTMLEQQWQRNDKGEIPSRDYLQLGLSDNIRYTFDATREEGDRITSITINGGPIDPAKTYVVGTFSFLAQGGDNFHVFKDGTGTRDSGLIDRDAWMDYLEANQNLSPSFARSGVVVPQIADKAKVGDVVEFPVSALNMTSLGSPENTKLVATFMKDGKALGQAVGTFDVTDGATTVKFTVPDGAAGADSLQLVATESGTTVTLAMAVATVDDGGNGDGDGGTGDGDGKTDGGKDKDDLAKTGADVLLPATLAFLLLGAGAYTVIQRRRKA